The DNA sequence taatgcatccttgctgaattaatGCAtccacttctttaaaaaaagtctgacCTCAAACTTCTGAATGGTATTGTAGTTTAGAGTTTCTGCTCTGACTTCAGTACGATAACACTTAGAAGAGGGTGATGACTTGAGATGCAGATGGTTTCCGCATTTAGAAGAAGAGGTGAGAAGCTGCTAGTGTTCACAGAACGACATTTCCATGTGTTTCTTCACCAAAGACTGTAGGTGTGAGTGCGTATATGTGTCTGGGTTTAACTCAGATGATAATTTAATGATGTTAAACTTGGTTTATCTTAAGACACTGCTCTAGGCGAAGCTTTACAACGCGACCTTACACATTCTGCATTGAACCACTTTATTCCTTTACAACATGGATTGCTATGATGGACCCTAATAATAAGTTTCAATGGCAAGatatttatcacatattatTAGTACATTTACAGCAGATCTAAACAGAGTTACAACTCCACCTACTCCAATATGAAATGTTAATCAGTTAAAAAGAAACTCAATCCTCAATTGACACAACCGGCCCGTTCCCATTTGAGAACACAGTGAAGTACTGACTTAAACAAAACCGGACAGGTATCTAAAAAATTACTGCCATTTTTGTCCAGTTATTTTCCAAAACATGAAGAGATTCAATCATCACTTACTGACCCTGATGACATAACAAACCTGAAAGATTTTtctttgtggaacacaaaagaagatattctgaaaatgtctttgtaatttttttttctatacaatGCAAGTCAATGTTGAAACTCAAACGTGGTTTGGACCCCAACGACtttcattatataaacaaaatatcctttgtgtttcacagatgaaaataggtcatgcaggtttggaacgaaaTGAGAGTAAGTAAATAATTTCTCTGCAAACTAACCCTTAAATCCAGTTTtctacaagcaccaaacacaaAGCACATCACATCTGAAGGCAACTGTCTGCAGCAGTGCATCAGATCTGCTATGTATCCAATGTAATTGCTTCAGTCATTCCCAAGTGGTAAGGCAAGCTCATTGACTCACATGTGCGAGATTGAGTCCACCACATTGACAAATTCAAATTCCCAACGTCTTCCCCGCAAGAGTTGGTTGAGTTGTCGGTGGCGCCCGCTTGACTCTTATCTTGATTCTGCAGGTGGAATATCTTCGGGAGAGAAGCCAGAGCCAGAGCTGAGGCCGGGGACGGGCCGCAGAGGCGCAAACGCAAAGCCTTGGCTGAGCGGTGAAGGTCACCAATGAAGCAGTAGCAGAAAGGGTTGAGAGAAGAGTTGGTGAGGCCCAACCACTGTGCAAATGGCCTGGTCTGAAGGAGCCAGTCCGGTGGATGCCGCAACTCACGGTCCAGCCAAATATCAGTCACATACATTGGCAACCAAGACAGTGCGAAGAGCAGCACCAAGGCTGCAACCATACGTGCAATCTGCCTGCGCCCCTGCAGCCTTGTTTCATGAAGTGCCTGGGAACGGGGATCCAACTCTGTGAAGCGACCCTCAGAACCAGTGCTACGCAGCCGGCGACATGTGAGGAAGGCTAAAGTGAGATTAAACCCAACAGGTAGACAGTATAGGGCGCTGAACAGCAGGACGTTGTACGCCTGTCGCAAACGCGGCTGAGGCCAAACCTCTCCACAGACGGGCAACACGATGGCCAGTCCTTCGATCAAAGCTACTTCATCACGCCTGGTGACTATTGCGACTGGCATGCAGATCACCGAGGAGACGAGCCACACGATTGTCACCGAGACGAGGATGCGTCGACGAGTGAAGTAGGCGCGGGACTGTAGCGGTGAGTGAACTGCATAGTACCGACTGATGCTGATGACCGTGATGCTTAGGACACTGGCGGAAACAGACACCGCTTGGGTGAAGGGCACCGCCCGGCACAAAAAGTCACCGTACACCCATGGTGTATAGATGCGGTGGCCCAGGGTGACGGGCATGCACACGCAAACCACTGCTAGGTCGCACACCGCTAAGTTTATCAGCAGGCAGCGTGTGGCGCTAGCACCAGACAGTCGCATGCTTCCATGCTGGCCCAGGAGGACTTTGAGGGACATGACGTTGCCAAAAAAACCCACGATGAAGGATATAGAGTATAGGACAGTCAAGATAATGGTCCCAGGCTCTCGGATGGTGAGGAACAGCTGCCATTCTAAAGCTGCATTATCCTGGAAGAAGAAGGTGCTGTTGAAGAAGCTGGCTGGAGCCgacctgtttttgttttggggttCACGCTGAAGGTCCAATGCTCTGGGAACCTCGTAGAGCAGGGTTGGTGGCTGATCTGGGGTCAGATTCATAGTGGTTTTCCCGTGATGTTGAGCGAACTGAACTACATCATAACTAGATTAACGTAACTAAATCTACATATTTGTAATTTACTTTTCAGGTGCCAAAATTTCCATTTATGCACAAAAAAGCTTGAAGGCAGTAAAGGAAAACAGAAGATCTCAAATCCATTGTTCTTTCCTCCGTCGTTTTAAATACTCAAAACCGATTTGAATACCAAATACAGTATTCACTTTTATCTTCCCAAACAATACAGAAGACATCAACAGTATAGAAGACCCTCTTCTTTATCTAATGTGTACCTCCTCTtctgtcctttttttcttccttcaaaCCTTAAGGTAGTCTGTATCACGTATGATctgaaaaaatacacacacagaaatgacATCGGCTATTCACATAACCCTAAAAACAAGGAGAAAAGTCACAAATGCTCACaagtaaaagcttttaaaatcttttcatttatttatacatacagtGTGTATAAGGGCAGCTGAGATCACATTAAACtgtgctaatttgctgctttaagtgctttaaattaaattgataggtttttacattgtaaatttAAGCAATAAACAATAGCTTAATGTTTACCTATTCAACTGTCAAGCTGATGTGCAGTCATTTTGATATATAGTCATAAATGGTACAAATCAGTATAATTAAATACAGAAGGCATTCACTAAAACTcgcttttatatttaattttttgttttctataaaaaatataatattgtacaATATGCATGCTTAAGGTAAATCCTAGTGaagatttaagatttatttaaaagcatttatgacCTATAATCAGCTTATTAAAAACCTAACACTCGGGTAAAATCGTATCTAATCGTGCTATcagtaataacaatataaaatataaaatataatttattttaaaaatacgaCACATTCGCCAATCTACACAGTGCACAGCCAATTACGCACAGCTGAAAT is a window from the Puntigrus tetrazona isolate hp1 chromosome 1, ASM1883169v1, whole genome shotgun sequence genome containing:
- the zmp:0000001069 gene encoding neuropeptide FF receptor 1, giving the protein MNLTPDQPPTLLYEVPRALDLQREPQNKNRSAPASFFNSTFFFQDNAALEWQLFLTIREPGTIILTVLYSISFIVGFFGNVMSLKVLLGQHGSMRLSGASATRCLLINLAVCDLAVVCVCMPVTLGHRIYTPWVYGDFLCRAVPFTQAVSVSASVLSITVISISRYYAVHSPLQSRAYFTRRRILVSVTIVWLVSSVICMPVAIVTRRDEVALIEGLAIVLPVCGEVWPQPRLRQAYNVLLFSALYCLPVGFNLTLAFLTCRRLRSTGSEGRFTELDPRSQALHETRLQGRRQIARMVAALVLLFALSWLPMYVTDIWLDRELRHPPDWLLQTRPFAQWLGLTNSSLNPFCYCFIGDLHRSAKALRLRLCGPSPASALALASLPKIFHLQNQDKSQAGATDNSTNSCGEDVGNLNLSMWWTQSRTCESMSLPYHLGMTEAITLDT